The following proteins are encoded in a genomic region of Polynucleobacter paludilacus:
- a CDS encoding class I SAM-dependent methyltransferase: protein MADVFGFHAVQIGLPQINSLAENRMPLHALLIGRHDTQENLPSAQWHIIEGENHELPFASESIDLLILPHVLEFAADPHQVLREVERVLRPEGRLIISGFNPASIWGVRQYLSRLIGNPYLPRDGQFIGLMRIKDWLQLLNFSLDRGHFGCYKWPLQSKSGMARMDFLELMGNRWWPIFGAVFLISAIKRQAGMRLIGRIPSKILPAIQQLSPAAERNQLKSK from the coding sequence GTGGCCGACGTTTTTGGTTTTCATGCTGTCCAAATTGGGTTACCGCAGATCAACTCCCTAGCAGAAAATCGCATGCCATTGCATGCCTTATTGATTGGTCGTCATGACACTCAAGAAAACTTACCTTCGGCGCAATGGCACATCATTGAAGGTGAAAATCATGAGCTCCCTTTTGCCAGCGAGAGCATTGATTTATTAATTCTTCCGCATGTGCTCGAATTCGCTGCAGACCCTCATCAAGTTCTGCGTGAAGTAGAACGCGTGCTTCGCCCTGAGGGTCGACTGATTATTTCTGGATTCAATCCGGCCAGCATTTGGGGAGTGAGGCAGTATCTCAGTCGCCTAATTGGCAATCCTTACCTGCCTCGAGACGGGCAGTTCATTGGGCTGATGCGGATTAAAGACTGGCTGCAATTACTCAATTTCTCTTTAGACCGCGGTCACTTTGGCTGCTATAAATGGCCGCTCCAGAGCAAGAGCGGTATGGCACGCATGGATTTCTTGGAGTTGATGGGTAACCGTTGGTGGCCTATTTTTGGGGCCGTATTCTTAATCTCGGCGATCAAAAGACAAGCTGGCATGCGTTTGATTGGTCGAATCCCCAGCAAAATTCTGCCGGCAATCCAGCAATTGAGTCCGGCTGCAGAGCGAAATCAGCTAAAGTCCAAATAA
- the carA gene encoding glutamine-hydrolyzing carbamoyl-phosphate synthase small subunit: MLPSFPPAVLALADGTLFPGHSIGAPGETVGEVVFNTALTGYQEIITDPSYSRQIVTLTYPHIGNVGVNAQDAESTQIHAAGLVVKDLSRRVSNFRSEGSLEDYLTKSKVQGISGVDTRKLTRILRDKGAQSGAIVAGKLGDDIEALGKKALQLAQSFPGMSGLDLAKVVTTKKSYPWREAEWELHGPDGKPAYRSLEQSKPLKKVVAYDFGVKFNILRMLAERGCDLTVVPAQTSAAEVLAMNPDGVFFSNGPGDPGPCDYAIAAAKEIIEKGVPTFGICLGHQIMGLAAGAKTLKMKFGHHGANHPVKDLDSGRVAITSQNHGFAVDPNTLPDTVRVTHISLFDGSLQGLAWKDKLALCFQGHPEASPGPHDIAYLFDRFVELMNASNKGGK; encoded by the coding sequence TTGCTTCCTTCTTTTCCTCCCGCCGTGTTGGCTCTAGCCGACGGCACTTTATTTCCAGGCCATAGTATTGGCGCTCCCGGCGAAACCGTTGGGGAGGTAGTCTTCAATACTGCACTCACTGGCTATCAAGAAATCATTACTGACCCCAGTTACTCGCGTCAAATTGTCACGCTGACTTACCCGCATATTGGTAATGTCGGAGTCAATGCTCAAGATGCGGAGTCAACCCAAATTCATGCTGCTGGTCTAGTCGTTAAAGATTTATCCAGACGGGTCTCGAACTTCCGTTCTGAAGGTAGTCTCGAAGACTATCTGACCAAATCCAAGGTACAGGGCATCTCCGGCGTTGATACTCGGAAGCTCACCCGCATCTTGCGTGATAAGGGCGCTCAATCTGGTGCCATTGTGGCTGGCAAGTTGGGCGACGATATTGAGGCCCTAGGTAAAAAGGCCTTGCAGTTGGCGCAATCCTTCCCAGGGATGTCTGGTTTAGATTTAGCAAAGGTAGTTACAACTAAGAAATCCTACCCATGGCGTGAAGCCGAGTGGGAATTGCATGGCCCTGATGGCAAGCCAGCCTATCGCAGCTTAGAGCAAAGTAAGCCTCTCAAAAAAGTAGTGGCCTATGACTTTGGTGTGAAATTCAATATTTTGCGCATGCTAGCTGAACGTGGTTGCGACCTCACTGTAGTTCCTGCACAAACCAGTGCTGCAGAGGTATTGGCTATGAATCCCGATGGCGTGTTCTTCTCTAATGGCCCTGGCGATCCCGGCCCATGCGATTATGCGATTGCGGCTGCCAAAGAAATCATTGAGAAGGGCGTGCCAACCTTTGGTATTTGCTTAGGACATCAAATTATGGGATTGGCCGCTGGCGCTAAGACATTGAAGATGAAGTTTGGTCACCATGGCGCTAACCATCCCGTTAAAGATTTAGATAGTGGGCGCGTTGCAATCACTTCGCAGAATCATGGCTTTGCGGTAGATCCCAATACCTTGCCCGATACCGTGCGCGTTACACACATTTCATTATTTGATGGTTCATTACAGGGCCTGGCTTGGAAAGATAAACTCGCTTTGTGCTTCCAAGGCCACCCAGAAGCCTCGCCTGGACCACATGACATTGCGTATTTGTTTGATCGATTTGTGGAGCTCATGAATGCCAGCAACAAAGGAGGCAAATAA
- a CDS encoding propionate--CoA ligase, whose product MSYKAHHERSIQDPDGFWGEQAKLVHWEKPFQSVLNYANPPFAKWFEGGLTNLCYNAVDRHLKDRADQTALVAVSTETNIEKTYTYQELYEEVNRLAAILKANGVKKGDRVLIYMPMIAEACFAMLACVRIGAIHSVVFGGFASHSLASRIDDAKPKMIITAEAGMRGGKAVPYKPLLDEAIALATAKPEKVLIVNRGLVNFIPVPGRDLDYATERQNHVNDIVPVEWVDSTHPSYILYTSGTTGKPKGVQRDTGGYTVALASTMNHIFCGKPGETMFCTSDIGWVVGHSYIIYAPLIHGMATILYEGTPLRPDAGIWWQLVEKYKVSVMFSAPTAVRVLKKQDPAFLSKYDLSSLRALFLAGEPLDEPTASWIHDAIQKPIVDNYWQTETGWPMLAIQRGVEVMPHKFGSPGVPSFGYNLKLLDDASSAELGPDQKGVIAIEGPLPPGCMQTVWGDDKRFVSTYWETIPGKTIYSTFDWGIKDKDGYFFILGRTDDVINVAGHRLGTREIEESLSSHPNISEVAVVGVEDKLKGQVAIGFAIPKDASNVATLEAELMKTVDQQLGAIARPARVYIVTALPKTRSGKIVRRALQAVAEGRDPGDISTMEDQTVLAQIKQIIEQNPIKS is encoded by the coding sequence ATGTCCTACAAAGCGCATCATGAACGCTCTATTCAAGATCCGGATGGTTTCTGGGGAGAGCAGGCCAAATTAGTTCATTGGGAAAAGCCATTTCAGTCCGTTCTCAATTATGCAAACCCACCATTTGCAAAATGGTTTGAAGGCGGTTTAACCAATCTTTGCTACAACGCAGTAGATCGTCACTTAAAAGATCGAGCCGACCAAACTGCTTTGGTCGCAGTGTCTACTGAAACGAATATCGAAAAAACCTATACCTACCAAGAGTTGTATGAAGAGGTCAATCGGCTCGCCGCGATTCTGAAGGCCAATGGTGTGAAGAAGGGCGATCGTGTATTAATTTACATGCCGATGATTGCCGAAGCTTGCTTTGCAATGCTGGCTTGTGTTCGTATCGGTGCAATTCACTCTGTGGTCTTTGGTGGCTTTGCCTCACATAGCTTAGCTTCTCGAATTGATGACGCTAAACCCAAAATGATCATCACTGCTGAGGCAGGAATGCGTGGTGGTAAAGCGGTGCCGTACAAGCCATTACTAGATGAGGCGATTGCCTTAGCAACCGCCAAACCTGAAAAGGTGTTGATTGTGAATCGAGGCTTGGTGAATTTCATACCCGTTCCAGGACGCGACTTAGATTACGCCACAGAGCGTCAAAACCATGTGAACGATATCGTGCCGGTCGAGTGGGTTGACTCGACTCACCCTTCATACATTTTGTATACCTCGGGCACTACTGGTAAACCTAAAGGTGTGCAGCGCGATACCGGCGGCTATACCGTTGCGTTGGCTTCCACCATGAACCACATCTTTTGTGGCAAGCCCGGCGAGACCATGTTCTGTACCTCAGACATTGGTTGGGTAGTGGGGCATAGCTACATTATTTATGCGCCACTGATTCATGGCATGGCAACCATCTTGTATGAGGGCACACCGTTGCGTCCCGATGCTGGTATCTGGTGGCAGTTGGTTGAGAAATACAAAGTTTCAGTGATGTTCTCTGCGCCAACCGCAGTGAGGGTTCTGAAGAAGCAAGACCCCGCATTTTTGAGTAAATATGATCTCTCGAGTTTGCGTGCCCTGTTTTTGGCAGGCGAGCCTTTGGATGAGCCAACCGCAAGCTGGATTCATGATGCGATTCAGAAGCCGATTGTGGATAACTACTGGCAAACCGAAACAGGTTGGCCCATGCTGGCTATACAACGTGGCGTTGAAGTGATGCCCCATAAGTTTGGCTCGCCGGGCGTCCCTTCCTTTGGCTATAACCTGAAGTTGCTCGATGATGCGAGCTCTGCAGAGCTCGGTCCCGACCAAAAAGGGGTGATTGCGATTGAAGGGCCTTTGCCTCCAGGTTGCATGCAAACGGTTTGGGGCGACGATAAGCGCTTTGTCAGCACGTATTGGGAAACGATTCCGGGTAAGACAATATATTCCACCTTTGACTGGGGCATCAAAGATAAAGACGGTTACTTCTTTATCCTGGGTCGAACCGATGATGTGATTAATGTGGCTGGACATCGGCTAGGCACGCGTGAGATTGAAGAGTCGCTCTCTAGCCATCCGAATATCTCTGAAGTGGCCGTGGTGGGTGTTGAGGACAAGCTAAAAGGTCAAGTTGCGATTGGTTTTGCGATCCCAAAAGATGCTTCTAATGTGGCGACGCTAGAGGCGGAGTTAATGAAGACAGTAGATCAGCAGTTGGGAGCCATTGCGCGTCCAGCCAGGGTCTATATCGTGACGGCTTTGCCTAAAACCCGTTCAGGAAAAATAGTTCGTCGTGCACTACAAGCGGTTGCTGAAGGTCGGGATCCTGGAGATATCAGCACCATGGAAGACCAAACGGTCTTGGCGCAAATCAAGCAAATTATTGAGCAAAATCCTATTAAGTCCTAA
- a CDS encoding efflux RND transporter periplasmic adaptor subunit, with the protein MSKIQLFVSKLPPKLQPIAQKCVEQLQRLQSQVEEKLRPYWEKYSPQIKQLDYAQIKAFVLKYKWRIIGVLFVLYAGSKIVNYFFPAADKVGGPVTVTTVLVEPKDVPLVIEATGTIVSNNIVDIRPMITNTVAKILVKDGQEVKAGDLLFQLDDRNDKANYDKLKALADDAQSQYLRAKELVAKNFISKAGLETSNANAKSALAAAKAAEVQLSFDYIRSPIDGRAGIVNVFPGSLVQAGNVVSTATNSTATSSVGSMVTITQLNPINVQFIIPEKDIPTVLENQLDGDALTVKVTVGDASKRIYEGKVLVVDNQVDPSIGAVRVKAQIPNDAMTLLPGQFARVFLEASTLKGALQVPSQAIILSPNGKTVYIVDQNDKAVAKPVKVLYEYQGQAVVDGIAAGDRVVVEGKQNLRPGSKIRESKLAIQPVNPS; encoded by the coding sequence GTGTCCAAAATTCAACTATTCGTTAGCAAACTTCCCCCCAAGCTTCAGCCCATTGCCCAGAAATGCGTTGAGCAGTTGCAAAGACTTCAATCTCAGGTCGAGGAAAAACTGCGCCCCTACTGGGAAAAGTATTCGCCCCAAATAAAGCAACTGGATTACGCTCAAATCAAGGCCTTTGTTCTCAAGTACAAATGGCGCATCATTGGGGTTCTATTTGTGCTTTACGCTGGCTCGAAGATCGTCAATTATTTCTTCCCCGCTGCTGACAAAGTCGGCGGACCAGTCACTGTCACGACGGTCCTAGTGGAGCCCAAAGACGTGCCCCTAGTCATTGAAGCCACCGGCACGATTGTTTCAAACAATATCGTTGATATTCGCCCCATGATCACCAATACGGTTGCGAAAATTTTGGTCAAAGATGGTCAAGAGGTGAAAGCAGGTGACTTGCTGTTTCAATTGGATGATCGCAATGACAAAGCCAATTACGACAAGCTCAAAGCACTGGCAGATGACGCTCAAAGCCAGTATTTACGAGCCAAGGAACTGGTTGCCAAAAACTTTATTTCTAAAGCAGGTTTAGAAACCTCGAACGCTAACGCCAAGTCCGCCCTTGCCGCTGCTAAAGCCGCTGAAGTCCAGCTGTCTTTTGATTACATCCGCTCACCGATTGATGGTCGTGCTGGTATTGTGAACGTCTTCCCTGGCTCCTTGGTACAAGCAGGTAATGTGGTTTCCACCGCCACGAATTCAACTGCTACTTCTAGCGTTGGCTCCATGGTCACCATTACCCAACTGAACCCCATCAATGTGCAGTTCATCATCCCAGAAAAAGATATCCCCACGGTCTTAGAAAATCAGCTTGATGGAGACGCGCTCACTGTAAAAGTCACAGTAGGCGATGCTAGCAAGCGCATTTATGAGGGCAAGGTATTGGTGGTAGATAACCAAGTGGATCCATCAATTGGTGCCGTGCGGGTCAAGGCTCAGATCCCCAACGATGCAATGACCTTGCTCCCAGGCCAGTTTGCCCGCGTATTTTTAGAAGCCAGCACCCTCAAAGGGGCTCTGCAAGTTCCTTCTCAGGCCATCATTCTGAGTCCCAATGGCAAAACGGTTTACATCGTAGATCAAAACGATAAAGCGGTTGCTAAGCCTGTCAAGGTTCTCTATGAATATCAAGGTCAAGCAGTGGTGGATGGTATTGCTGCGGGGGATCGGGTTGTCGTTGAAGGCAAACAAAATCTGCGTCCTGGTAGCAAGATTAGAGAATCTAAGCTTGCTATCCAACCAGTCAATCCTAGCTAA
- a CDS encoding efflux RND transporter permease subunit — translation MTLSELCIRRPVMTVLLSVSTVIAGAVAYLHIPVAALPSFNSPVISVSASLPGASPENMAASVALPLEKEFSTIDGITVISSSNFLGTTSITLEFNNDRDIDKAAVDVQAALLRAQKRLPIEMTSPPSYRKINPADTPVLVVRMSSPSMNLSDLNDYAENLLSPNLSTISGVAQVIVYGAKRYAVRIRVHPDALANRNLTMDDVATAVNKANTNSPVGVLDGPRQSITIYANPQLVKPEEFGNLIISQKNGLPIYLRDIAEVSQSYEDVKTWATSGGERSIAIAVLRQPNANTVDVVNSIKALLPQLQKQMPSSIKLSLLNDRSISILESIHDVNFTLGLTVLLVVLVIFLFLKHISATIIPTVSMPISLIGAFFLLYFMGYSLDNISLLGITLAVGLVVDDAIVVLENIMRYVEEGMDPLKASLKGSKEVGFTIISISISLVAIFIPLFFMAGPIGLLFREFAVIVTLSILVSAVASLTIVPLMCSRFLPKPGEHPKEFEINKKFDRIFDWMLKTYIHYLDMALRNRKKVLWGAISTFVITIVLFIYTPKGFFPEEDIGQIFATTEASEDISFTAMLALQDQAAAIVNSDPNVDSSISVIGGGASSGTNTGRIFIILKPKGDRQKMAQVLEGLRAKFKELPGLQVYMRPTQNLQLGGKSSKSRYQFTLQSVGFEGVNDWAEKLMQKMKADPLFRDVTSDSQLKGLDIQIEINREKAANAGVTIADIRTALYSSFGERQVSTIYTPVNTYYAILETAAEDRQYETDLNKVYVRGRATDKLVPLSSVASFVRKVGPTAVNHQGQIPAVTLSFNLAPDVFLGDATKKIESYCREIGLPPSIITSYGGDAAVFKSNQSGQIILILAALGVIYIILGVLYESYIHPLTILAGLPSAAIGAILALRLFGFELTVIASIGILLLIGIVKKNAILMIDFALQAQRGQGMTPEKAIREACILRFRPIMMTTFAALMGALPIALGLGAGAELRQPLGITVAGGLIFSQFVTLIITPVIYLYLDKYAGNGPMEIPESVLEGT, via the coding sequence ATGACGTTATCCGAATTATGTATTCGGCGTCCCGTAATGACGGTACTGCTCTCAGTATCGACCGTCATCGCCGGTGCTGTTGCCTATCTCCATATTCCTGTTGCTGCGCTTCCTAGCTTTAACTCTCCCGTTATCTCGGTTAGCGCATCTCTACCAGGCGCATCACCAGAGAATATGGCAGCCTCGGTTGCCCTGCCCTTAGAAAAAGAGTTCTCAACGATTGATGGCATTACGGTGATTAGCTCAAGCAACTTTCTGGGCACAACCAGCATCACTCTCGAATTTAATAACGATCGAGATATCGACAAAGCCGCAGTAGACGTTCAAGCTGCGCTCTTGAGAGCTCAAAAGCGTCTGCCGATTGAGATGACATCTCCACCGTCTTATCGAAAAATTAATCCTGCTGACACACCCGTTCTGGTGGTGCGGATGAGCTCACCCTCCATGAATCTCTCTGACCTCAACGACTACGCAGAGAATTTACTATCACCCAATCTTTCTACTATCAGCGGTGTTGCACAGGTCATTGTGTATGGCGCCAAACGTTATGCCGTTCGCATCCGCGTCCATCCAGATGCATTAGCGAACCGCAACCTGACGATGGATGACGTGGCTACTGCTGTGAATAAAGCCAATACCAATAGTCCGGTTGGCGTTCTAGACGGCCCTCGTCAGTCCATCACCATTTACGCCAACCCACAACTGGTCAAGCCTGAAGAATTTGGCAACCTCATCATTAGCCAAAAAAATGGCTTGCCAATTTATCTGCGTGATATCGCAGAAGTCAGCCAGAGTTATGAGGACGTCAAGACCTGGGCAACCTCTGGCGGCGAACGCTCGATCGCGATTGCTGTATTACGTCAGCCAAATGCCAATACGGTCGATGTTGTCAATTCGATTAAAGCCCTGCTTCCTCAATTGCAAAAGCAGATGCCCAGCTCAATCAAATTAAGTCTTTTAAACGACCGCTCAATATCCATCTTGGAATCAATTCATGATGTGAACTTCACATTGGGTCTGACAGTCCTGCTAGTAGTGCTGGTGATTTTCCTGTTTCTAAAACATATCTCGGCGACCATCATCCCAACGGTTAGCATGCCGATCTCTTTGATAGGCGCCTTCTTCCTGCTCTACTTTATGGGTTATAGCCTGGATAACATTTCACTACTAGGTATTACGCTAGCAGTAGGCTTGGTGGTCGATGATGCGATCGTAGTACTTGAAAACATCATGCGCTATGTCGAAGAAGGCATGGATCCACTCAAGGCATCCCTCAAGGGCAGTAAAGAGGTGGGGTTCACCATCATCTCGATCTCGATTTCATTGGTTGCTATTTTTATCCCCCTCTTCTTCATGGCGGGTCCAATTGGTTTGCTCTTTAGGGAGTTTGCTGTAATCGTAACCCTGTCGATTTTGGTATCGGCCGTTGCTTCCCTGACGATCGTCCCCCTGATGTGTAGCCGCTTCCTGCCAAAACCGGGTGAGCACCCTAAAGAGTTTGAAATTAATAAAAAGTTTGATCGTATTTTTGATTGGATGCTCAAAACCTATATCCACTATCTCGACATGGCTCTTCGCAATCGCAAGAAGGTCCTGTGGGGGGCTATCTCTACTTTTGTGATCACGATTGTTTTATTCATCTATACACCTAAAGGCTTCTTCCCCGAGGAAGATATTGGGCAAATCTTTGCCACTACCGAGGCCTCAGAGGATATCTCCTTTACCGCAATGCTGGCACTCCAGGATCAGGCCGCTGCAATTGTGAATTCCGATCCCAATGTAGATAGCTCCATCTCTGTGATTGGTGGTGGCGCTAGCTCTGGCACAAATACAGGCCGTATTTTTATTATTCTTAAACCAAAGGGTGATCGACAAAAAATGGCACAGGTCTTAGAGGGCTTGCGTGCCAAATTCAAAGAGCTGCCTGGCCTTCAGGTCTATATGCGCCCAACTCAAAACCTTCAGCTGGGAGGTAAAAGTAGTAAGAGCCGCTATCAATTTACCTTGCAAAGCGTTGGCTTTGAAGGTGTCAATGACTGGGCTGAGAAGCTCATGCAAAAGATGAAAGCTGACCCCTTATTTCGTGATGTGACCAGCGACTCTCAACTGAAGGGCTTGGATATTCAGATTGAGATCAATCGAGAAAAGGCTGCTAATGCTGGTGTGACGATTGCTGATATTCGGACTGCGCTCTACTCTTCATTTGGCGAGCGTCAAGTTTCGACTATCTATACACCTGTCAATACCTACTACGCCATCTTGGAAACAGCCGCTGAAGACCGTCAATACGAAACCGATTTGAATAAAGTCTATGTTCGTGGTCGCGCTACCGACAAATTGGTGCCACTATCGAGCGTTGCTAGCTTTGTGCGCAAAGTTGGACCCACTGCGGTTAACCATCAAGGCCAGATCCCTGCGGTCACACTCTCCTTTAACCTGGCGCCAGATGTTTTCTTGGGCGATGCCACTAAAAAGATTGAGTCTTACTGCCGCGAAATTGGTTTACCCCCTTCTATCATCACCAGTTACGGCGGCGATGCTGCAGTATTTAAGAGCAACCAATCGGGTCAAATTATTTTGATTCTGGCTGCCTTGGGTGTGATTTACATCATCCTCGGTGTTCTATACGAGAGCTACATTCACCCCTTAACCATTTTGGCAGGATTACCCTCGGCAGCGATTGGTGCCATCCTAGCGCTGCGTCTCTTTGGCTTTGAGCTCACCGTGATCGCATCGATTGGCATCTTGCTCTTGATTGGTATTGTGAAGAAGAATGCGATTTTGATGATCGACTTTGCTCTGCAGGCGCAACGAGGTCAAGGTATGACTCCAGAAAAAGCGATTCGTGAAGCCTGTATCTTGCGCTTCCGCCCTATCATGATGACAACCTTTGCTGCCTTGATGGGCGCCCTACCGATCGCTCTGGGTCTGGGTGCAGGCGCTGAACTTAGACAACCGCTAGGTATTACGGTTGCAGGCGGCTTGATCTTCTCTCAATTTGTGACCTTGATTATTACGCCCGTGATTTATCTCTACCTAGATAAATACGCAGGCAACGGGCCCATGGAAATTCCGGAATCTGTTTTAGAGGGAACCTAA
- the rnhA gene encoding ribonuclease HI, translating to MSDTKHAHHIVIYTDGACKGNPGPGGWGAVLRSGGHEKHLHGGAEHTTNNRMEISAVIHALKALRQASSVELWTDSQYVQKGVTEWLEGWKKRGWKTASKEPVKNADLWQELDELLPKHQISWHWVRGHNGDPGNELADQLANRGVEEYLP from the coding sequence ATGTCAGATACTAAACACGCTCACCACATTGTCATTTATACCGACGGAGCATGCAAAGGCAATCCTGGCCCCGGAGGCTGGGGAGCAGTGCTGCGCTCGGGCGGTCATGAAAAACACTTACATGGCGGTGCAGAGCACACTACCAATAATCGCATGGAAATTAGCGCTGTCATTCATGCGCTCAAAGCCCTGAGGCAGGCTAGCTCAGTAGAGCTCTGGACGGACTCCCAATACGTCCAAAAAGGGGTAACCGAATGGCTAGAGGGATGGAAAAAGCGAGGCTGGAAAACCGCTAGTAAAGAGCCCGTTAAGAACGCTGACCTGTGGCAAGAGTTGGACGAATTACTACCCAAACACCAAATCTCATGGCATTGGGTCCGGGGACACAACGGCGACCCCGGCAATGAACTGGCTGATCAGCTCGCGAATCGTGGGGTCGAAGAGTACCTGCCCTAG
- a CDS encoding transglycosylase SLT domain-containing protein, with protein MIRWPYVAILMVAVLTGCATGDWSSDTPTKGGTKLSRATRVNLNKQNVSDLGAPSDNLWLRIRDGFQMEPVDSPLIVDQTVWLASRPDYVQRSMKRSSPYLFYIVQEVNARNMPTELALLPFVESAFNPQAKSGAKAMGIWQFMPKTGKDFQLTQNVFRDERRDVLQSTDAALDYLNRLHTQFGSWELALAAYNWGSGNILKAQKRNLAAGLPTDYWSLTMPLETRAYVPKLMAYRALVLDPSAFGVTLPALENHPYFIAVDVNNDIDVALAAKLAEMSVDEFKTLNPSFNKPVILSAANQQILLPFGHAEVYQENLKKYNKPLSTWTAVKVAQTQSAEATAQSLGVDLATLREINGIPKGMRIKAGSTVIIPKTSRRPGDISVALAETASLSLEKPPPPPKKTKKGVAGKGAVKNAKDTKVASKGNSSSNQAATQHKSASTGLAKSAKKDSIKTSSN; from the coding sequence TTGATCCGTTGGCCCTATGTGGCAATCTTGATGGTTGCTGTGCTGACAGGTTGCGCTACGGGTGATTGGTCCTCCGATACTCCCACCAAAGGAGGCACCAAGCTATCCCGAGCAACCCGCGTCAATTTAAATAAGCAAAACGTCAGTGACTTAGGTGCACCTTCAGACAATCTTTGGCTTCGCATTCGAGATGGTTTTCAAATGGAGCCAGTGGATTCACCACTGATTGTTGATCAAACGGTTTGGTTAGCTAGTCGGCCAGATTACGTGCAACGCTCGATGAAGCGGTCCTCACCTTATTTGTTTTATATCGTTCAGGAAGTCAATGCGCGCAATATGCCGACTGAACTGGCCTTACTGCCATTTGTAGAGAGTGCTTTTAATCCGCAAGCCAAGTCAGGCGCTAAGGCCATGGGCATTTGGCAATTTATGCCTAAGACTGGAAAAGATTTTCAGTTAACTCAGAATGTCTTCCGTGACGAACGACGCGATGTTTTGCAATCAACCGATGCAGCGCTTGATTACTTAAATCGTCTGCATACTCAATTTGGCAGTTGGGAGCTGGCATTGGCAGCCTACAACTGGGGGTCGGGCAATATTCTCAAGGCCCAAAAAAGAAATCTGGCTGCTGGCTTGCCAACAGACTATTGGAGCTTAACGATGCCTCTAGAGACCAGAGCCTATGTGCCTAAGTTGATGGCTTATCGCGCTCTGGTTTTAGACCCAAGTGCATTTGGGGTAACGTTGCCTGCCTTGGAGAATCATCCTTACTTTATTGCGGTCGATGTCAATAACGATATTGATGTTGCGCTTGCTGCCAAGTTGGCTGAAATGTCTGTCGATGAATTTAAGACGCTCAATCCTTCTTTTAATAAGCCCGTGATTCTCAGTGCAGCCAATCAGCAAATACTCTTGCCTTTCGGACATGCAGAGGTTTATCAAGAGAACCTCAAAAAATACAACAAGCCCCTGTCCACATGGACGGCTGTGAAGGTGGCGCAAACCCAAAGCGCTGAGGCTACTGCGCAAAGTTTGGGCGTGGATTTGGCTACCTTGCGGGAGATCAATGGCATTCCCAAGGGGATGAGAATTAAGGCGGGGTCTACCGTCATCATTCCTAAGACAAGCCGTCGCCCAGGTGATATTTCGGTTGCTCTTGCAGAGACTGCCAGCCTGAGCTTGGAGAAGCCACCGCCACCCCCTAAAAAGACCAAGAAAGGTGTAGCCGGTAAGGGAGCAGTTAAAAACGCCAAGGATACTAAAGTGGCGTCTAAGGGTAATTCCTCCTCCAATCAGGCTGCAACTCAGCATAAATCCGCATCGACAGGACTTGCAAAATCTGCGAAAAAAGATTCCATTAAGACCTCTAGCAACTAA
- the gloB gene encoding hydroxyacylglutathione hydrolase, which translates to MDKNTLLQVWPIPAFEDNYIWCIHDGHSALVVDPGDAAPVLDYLTEKQLHLTGILITHHHADHTGGVLQLIDAMKPHPIPVYGPASIDISGRTEGLLEGDKVEIAHPRLSLKVFEVPGHTLSHIAYFANMQANVLEPMLFCGDTLFASGCGRLFEGTPTQMSESLAKFAALPKNTLVFCTHEYTLSNIRFALAVEPNNTNLIDWAERAKALRAKGLPTLPTTIGHELQVNPFMRCNQAEVVASAMAISGETNLPSPAHVLAVIRAWKDRF; encoded by the coding sequence ATGGACAAGAATACTTTATTACAGGTTTGGCCCATCCCTGCATTCGAGGATAACTATATTTGGTGTATCCATGATGGTCACTCAGCATTGGTGGTTGATCCAGGTGATGCAGCACCCGTTTTAGATTACCTGACTGAAAAGCAATTGCATTTAACAGGCATCCTCATTACCCATCATCATGCTGATCATACTGGCGGTGTATTGCAATTAATTGACGCCATGAAGCCGCATCCAATTCCGGTTTATGGTCCAGCGAGCATTGATATCTCAGGTAGAACCGAAGGACTTTTAGAAGGGGATAAGGTAGAGATTGCCCATCCACGCTTAAGTCTCAAGGTCTTTGAAGTGCCAGGACATACCTTGAGCCACATTGCCTACTTTGCGAACATGCAGGCCAATGTGCTTGAGCCCATGCTGTTTTGTGGCGATACCTTGTTTGCATCGGGTTGCGGGAGATTGTTTGAGGGCACTCCTACCCAGATGAGTGAGTCACTTGCCAAGTTTGCGGCCTTGCCAAAAAACACGCTCGTGTTTTGTACCCATGAGTACACCTTATCGAACATCCGTTTTGCTTTGGCTGTAGAGCCAAACAATACCAACTTGATCGATTGGGCTGAGAGGGCAAAAGCCTTGCGAGCGAAAGGCTTGCCTACCTTGCCAACAACCATTGGCCATGAATTACAAGTCAATCCCTTCATGCGCTGTAACCAGGCTGAGGTAGTTGCTTCAGCGATGGCGATTTCTGGTGAGACAAACTTACCGAGTCCGGCCCATGTATTAGCGGTGATTCGAGCTTGGAAGGATCGGTTTTGA